The DNA region CATAGTTGCGCTTGATGACTTCATTTCCGAACTTGATGAACGGCGGGTAGAATATATTTCTGCCGTGTTACTCCAGCAACAATGTCAAACATTTATCACAGCAGTTCATCCGTTGCGGTTAGCGGAGATTGAAGCGGTAGCCCAATATCAGATTGAAAATGGTTCAATCAAATAAACCAAGCTATTTCTATCGGCAATTAATTTTACTTGACGGATAAAGTTAATTACATTATAATTCAATTACCTTTCAATTATATTTTTTGTTGGAGGAAAATGTGAAGTATCGAATTGTTATTATAGATGATGAAAATGAGGTATTAGAATTCGTTCGGAAAACACTCGAGGGACTCTATGAAGTTGTCTTGGTCGCTGATGCGAATGAAGCGTTGAACATCGTAACCTTGTCGGAACCGGATTTGATTTTAATTGATGTTATGATGCCAGAAAAAAATGGGCATCAGATTGCCCAATGGATTCGGTCAAACTCTGCGTTCGCAGAAGTGCCGATATTGATGCTTGATGACCCGAAAAAACCAGATAATCTCCGAGGATTAAAAGAAAAAGAAGGCGTTCAATATTTATCGAAACCGTTATCCAGTGAAGGATTAATTCAGACGATAACGAAAATTCTTGAAACAGAAGTCCTTTTACCGGAACATCGACTATTTACAATTGAACGAATTAACGAAATCCGAACTGTTAAATACACCCCGCCAGCTGGGGCTACAGCTAAACTCGGTATACCAAAAGTCGATGAAGCAGAAGTATCTTTTAAGTCGGCTAATATTACTCCGTCAAATGAAGTAAAAAAATCTGATGTCAATCCTGCAGAAAAGATAGTTCATCCGGCAAAGCTCGAAGCGGTTGCCCCGGAAAAAATCGCTGCGCATCATGGTCGAATTTTAGCGGTTGATGATGATGTAGATTTGCTCCAGCTGCTTCGCGTTATTTTCGCTTCAGAATATGAATTTATAACCGCAACGGATGGATTTCTAGCGGTAAGAAAAGCAATGCTTTATCTACCGGATATCATGATACTTGATATTATGATGACAAAAATGAGCGGATTTCAGGTGATTGAAATGATTCGAAAACAACCCGCGTTAAAAAATATGCCCATCGTATTTTTAACGGCTAAAACACATCCTACTGATATCGACCGAGCAAAAAAACTCGGTGGAACAGAATATATTACGAAACCGTTTGATCCTGGGATATTGAAATCAACCGTAGAAAAATTATTGAAACAATTTGGTATCCGTCCTCCAGGAAGTAGAATGGCTTACGAAGAAATTATGCATCGAGAAGGATTAACGCAGCCGCCCTCGGAAAAGAAATAGAATAATTTTTCCGTGTTACGGGCATTTTGTTTCTTAAATAACCCCTTTGGTAGATGGTATCCCTTTAACCCGTTCATCTCGAGACACTGCAATGCTTAACGCTTTAGCCACCGCTTTAAATATACCTTCAATAATATGATGGAGATTTTCTCCGCGAATCAGGTCAATGTGAAGAGTTATCCCCGCATTGGTTACAAACGCGCGAAAAAACTCTTCTGCTAACTCAACATCAAATTCACCCACTTTTCCTTTTAATTTCGGAACATTGAACACTAAATAAGCTCGGCCGCTTATATCTACAGACACTGCTGCTAATACTTCATCCATTGGTAATTGAACCGAACCAAACCGTTTAATACCGGCTTTATCTCCTAACGCTTGAGCGAAAGCTTTTCCTAGACAGATTCCAATATCATCCACAGTATGATGTGCATCAACATCGATATCTCCTTGCGCTTGAACGGTTAAATCAAATAAACCATGTTTCGCAAATAGATTCAGCATGTGTTCCAGAAACGGTACACCAATGTCAATATGATACTCGCCAGTTCCATCAAGGTTTAGAGATAGGTTTATTTTTGTTTCCGTAGTTTGTCGCGATATCGTTGCTGTTCGTTGCGTCATGGTTTTATTTCCTTATTATAATAAGTGGTGTAATCTATAGGTAATCGGTGTAAGTATCCTTTATAAAGGTTTTTGAAATGTCCAGAAGACCCGGCTGATTTTCGCATTTACAGTATTCAAATAGAAACTAATTGGCCCTACCCAAGGTATAATCGATATTTTATATCCTTGTTTCTTTTGGTCAGCTAAACAACGTTTAAGCAATATTTCACCGATTTTTTTACCACGTAGGTTCGGATTAGTTCCCATTGGACCAAACCAACCTAGTCCGATATTGTTTCCATCATACGCGGAAAACGCTACCACTTCTTTATCCTTTTTGGCAATATGCAGACTGATCGGATTGTTTTTGAACGTATTTGCTATTTCATGTTCCCAGCCCGGAAATTGGCAGGTAACAAAACGTAAAACTTCATCCTTATCAGCTGGTTCAGCGCGTTTAATTTCAAAACCGTCTTTAATTCGTTCTTGTTCTAATTCGGTAGTATCGAAGTTTCCGGTGACTAAATCGCAATCCATATTAATATTTTCACCAGTTCGATTAAACCCTCGCCGTAGACAAAATACCACCATTTCAGTATACCGTGGGTCTACGCCAGGCATATAGTAATTCATCGGACAATCCATTATTTTCAGTTCCGTTGCTCCAAGCGATGTTAATTTTGTTTCTAACAATTTCAACATTTCTGAACCGATTTGTTTTCGGCGGAACGATTCTTCAACTGCCATGAGTTTAATCCAGCCAATCGGTTTTCCCTTCCAGACCCGCATAACTCCTAGCAGGAATCCAATGATATTTCCATGATTATCTTTCGCCACAAAGGTTAATGCTGGGTCAAAATCAGGGTCGGCGAAACTTTTCTCTTCAATCAATGCTGGTGTAAATTTATCATACATAATATTCCGATTACAGAAATCACTTACCGTTCCCAAATCCGATTTGGTTAATTGTTCTATTTTCATAAGTAGGATTCCTCTCAAATTTGATATGCTCAATGCTAAATTGAGAATTTGAACTGCTTAGTTTTCGTAATATTCTATCACTTTTCGAATCAATTCATCTAATTTAACCTGCGGTTTAAATCCAACTAGCTTTTTGATTTTACTAATATCCGGAACTCGACGTCGCATATCCTCAAATCCTTTTTCGTATGCTTCTTCGTAAGGTATAAATACAATTTTTGAATCACTATTAGCAAGCTTTTTAACTTTCTCCGCTAAATGCCGGATACTAATCTCTTCATTACTGCCAATATTAAACACCTGACCTACCGCTTGTGGTTTATTTGCAAGCAATATCAGTGCTTTAACAATATCCCCAACATAGCAAAAGCAACGGGTTTGGTTGCCATCACCATAAACGGTTATCGGTTGGTTTAATAGCGCAGCTTTAACGAATCGAGGTAATACC from bacterium includes:
- a CDS encoding response regulator is translated as MKYRIVIIDDENEVLEFVRKTLEGLYEVVLVADANEALNIVTLSEPDLILIDVMMPEKNGHQIAQWIRSNSAFAEVPILMLDDPKKPDNLRGLKEKEGVQYLSKPLSSEGLIQTITKILETEVLLPEHRLFTIERINEIRTVKYTPPAGATAKLGIPKVDEAEVSFKSANITPSNEVKKSDVNPAEKIVHPAKLEAVAPEKIAAHHGRILAVDDDVDLLQLLRVIFASEYEFITATDGFLAVRKAMLYLPDIMILDIMMTKMSGFQVIEMIRKQPALKNMPIVFLTAKTHPTDIDRAKKLGGTEYITKPFDPGILKSTVEKLLKQFGIRPPGSRMAYEEIMHREGLTQPPSEKK
- the hisB gene encoding imidazoleglycerol-phosphate dehydratase HisB — encoded protein: MTQRTATISRQTTETKINLSLNLDGTGEYHIDIGVPFLEHMLNLFAKHGLFDLTVQAQGDIDVDAHHTVDDIGICLGKAFAQALGDKAGIKRFGSVQLPMDEVLAAVSVDISGRAYLVFNVPKLKGKVGEFDVELAEEFFRAFVTNAGITLHIDLIRGENLHHIIEGIFKAVAKALSIAVSRDERVKGIPSTKGVI
- a CDS encoding GNAT family N-acetyltransferase, with the translated sequence MKIEQLTKSDLGTVSDFCNRNIMYDKFTPALIEEKSFADPDFDPALTFVAKDNHGNIIGFLLGVMRVWKGKPIGWIKLMAVEESFRRKQIGSEMLKLLETKLTSLGATELKIMDCPMNYYMPGVDPRYTEMVVFCLRRGFNRTGENINMDCDLVTGNFDTTELEQERIKDGFEIKRAEPADKDEVLRFVTCQFPGWEHEIANTFKNNPISLHIAKKDKEVVAFSAYDGNNIGLGWFGPMGTNPNLRGKKIGEILLKRCLADQKKQGYKISIIPWVGPISFYLNTVNAKISRVFWTFQKPL